The Gossypium hirsutum isolate 1008001.06 chromosome D02, Gossypium_hirsutum_v2.1, whole genome shotgun sequence region CAGAGGAGTTGGTCATGGCCCTTGCTGAAGCAAAGGTTTTCCTCTTCTTTTACTTAATCTTGCTGTGTTCATTTGGAATGATTGTTTTGATTGACTGAAAAATTTTAGAGCCTAGAATCGATGTATTTATTTGCTTGCTGTGAGCAGTgtttcatcttttcttcttctttattgtGCTTCTGGGTGTTTTATTGTAAATTGGAGGGAAATTTTCGAGTTTCTTTTATCAATTCCACAGTAATAAAACTGCAAAGTGCTATTTAGGGCTCCAGTATCATGTTGTTATTGCAACTTAAGTGTAATAGGATGCTTAGTTTGAATCATATTTCTCTTGGTGAAATTCTGGTTTTGATCCGTGTTAGAtgtatttcaaaataattaagggaCTGAGACCGGTCAAGTTTGCGACAGCATACATTCAAACTGTAGCCTTTGTACATTCCCTTTCAGATCATTAAATTTACATGGATAATCTTTCTTATTCATTGTTGCCACTGCTTCTGTTGCCTGCTGCATGGTATTGTGTTCGTATATTCTGTTGCTTCGGCTTATCTGGAATGAATTTTTTCAGGCAGACGCAATCTTACAGAGGCTTCCTGTCAGTGATTATGTAAAGGAAGCTGAGCCAACATTACTAATTACTTCTGATCAAGTAAATATCTATTCTTGGACATGCTTTAGAGTTTCTGAAATGTTTAATTATGTTGTAGTCTTTGTTGCatgtgtcaaaattttgaataatgCTTCTTTGATCGCGAAAATCTATTTTATTTCTGTTATAAATGTTATTTGGCTCTTTGGaggaaatttcatttttaaaccaTATATAGGTAAATAAGTTTCTATCTTAAACTTTTTTAACAGGTTCTTATAATTTAATGCTTCCTTAAATAGATGTTGCAATGGATTTGTTCCTTTTCATGATTAATGAGAAGTCTTTTGActgtaatttttcgatacttaTAAGAGGCTAATGTCTCACAAATAGTCAGATTTACCATTTCCTCATGCTAGAAGTGTGGTAAGATATGCACCACTATCGTGTAGGCTTATCTTGCAAACGTTTGTTTTTTTGCCTAAATGCATTTGTACGATGTATCATCTCATAGATGGAAATTGGTGATAATCCATGCTTGTAAGCGTAGGcacatttaataatattttcatgCTGTAAGAAACATTTTTACTTTGATATCTCACTGTTATTGTTAAATGTTCCGGAGGTGGTGGTCTATGAAGGTGTTATAAGGGAAAAACCGGCCAATGAGGAAGAAGCACATCAATTTATAAAAGGTTTGTGATAATATTCTCGATCCAATTTCTACTGTTCTACTCTTTCAAAACTTTACTGATTAACCATTTGCGCAGGCTATTCAGGTGGGCATGCTGCAACTGTGGGATCTGTTCTAGTTACAAACCTTAAAACTGGATTCAGAAAAGGAGAATGGGATAGAGTGGAGGTATTAATGGCTCTAATTTTTATCTGAATTTGCTAACCAAGAATTATATTCTCCTAAATTGCTCAACCGAATGAACTGCCGCACATTCTGTTAGAAAGATCTTGACGAGCCATTTCTATAGGAAACCCCAATATTGCTGGAAAGACAATAAAAATCATCAGATTTTTAGGGCTTAGAGTTAAGGGTTCAGTGTCTTGAGTTTATGGTTTCATTaggagaaaaatatattttaagaacCTAGAACATACCAAAACACTGTTGTGAAGCATAAATGTCAGAGTGCATTGTAGAACTATAGATGAAAATGCTTTGGTTCAGACCCCACTCTCATTCCATCTTCCTTTCATACCTTggggtgtgtgtgtgtgtgtgtgtgtgtgtgtgtgtgtgtgtgtgtgtgtgtgtgtggtggGTATATTTCTTCAGCTTTCTTAGTCAAATTATTTAACACTTGCATCAAGCTATAGTAGCCACAGAATATGAAATAGTAATGAACAACATATTTTACTCTACCCACTTTATGCATGTTTCTGTCACCATATTCATCATGTTCCCTTCTGGGTAAAATAAACAGTCTGCTGCACTTAAGCATGTCCATAATGTGGCTTAACACTTTCTTTTGTtgttattaattttcatttttaatgccCTGCAGATACATTTCCATGAAATACCAGACGAAGTCATTGAGAAATTGGTAAGagtttttgttcttcttttcccTCCTTTTGCTTACGGCCTGGGCAATGTCATTGTTCTTTACTTGTTGATCAGATCGAGGAAGGGAATGTACTACATGTTGCCGGGGGATTGCTGATCGAACATCCTTTGATAAAGCCATACATTAAACAAGTGGTTAGTTTGATTATTTTTGCGAATCTAGTGTAAATATGATTCTTGCACCATATTGCCTAGGCAACTTAAACATATGAATCTTTTAATGCATGAATACTTCCGAAGCCTCGACATTACCGACAAACTTTTCCAAAACTTGTGTTACTCAGCTTAGGCTTGAGTCCTGCATACGGGTATGTTCAATCGGATCTGAAGAGCATGATTTATTGGGGCATGAGATGTGGGTTTGGTTTTGCAGGTAGGGACAATAGACAGTGTGATGGGATTGCCGAAAGCTCCCACGGAGAAACTCATAAAGGAAGCTGTCTAGGAGCCACACCATTTGATTCCAGTGGAACTTATTTCACTTTTATTCTCTTCCGTATATTATCTTTGTCACTCGTTTTATTTCCCCAAGCTGCTACTTTTGGTAAATAAACTACAGCCATATGCcccttattattgttattattattattattattttgttttggtttgaaaGATGCTGTAGTTGCGTAGCTTAAGAGGAGATCTTCACCTTTGAACAGTTGGCAATGTGGTCCGACAAAATCAAACATGTTTTTCGACATCTTAGATTAGAGTTTGAGTAGAGGTCCCTTTtacttaaaaatagataaattaatccctatatatTGAATCAAAAAGCAAATCAGGTATTTTGATTAATAAAAGTTGGTTCCTGCATATTAGATTGAGGTATGCATGGCTTGTCACGTGTAATTGTATTGTTATTCAGTAAGTAACTTCAGCttttaataatagaaaatgatgaaatttttaatagaatggaTCAACTTgactttaatttaacatatatgaattaatttatttagttttcgGTAAAAGGGAGCTTTCGTCAAAATCATGAGATTGAAGATTTCTAGAAAGTGAATTATTTTGTGAAGTAAGACAAAAGGGTCGATGAAGCGTGGTCAATGGCGGAGCAGGTTTTCTCATACCAAATAGTATTTTCTTTGACATTGTGTTGTACTTAAAAAAGAAGTCagcatcaaacaaaaaaaatgtccccgtaatccatatattttaaatttaaatcatcAATTAATTTGAGAGGGTCCGGATATTATGACATTTActctttcttattttaatattcttatttGAGTTGCAaacttaatcttttttttttctttaatttgtattgagatattttaatttaaacGCAAATTTGAGTTTGAAATTGAGTACAAATAAGGCTTAAATACTCATTTAGTCCCTgaatttatcattttcttttaaattgatatttataatttttgtccaaagttggtacttaaattttcatTCGGTGAAGGATTTTGTTACTTTTTTGTAACCGTATTAAGTTTGGTATACGGTGGTACTTCCAGATAGTGACATATGATAATGATGATGTCATAAGGGCatcataattcaatttttttaaattattaaaaaaatctaaaaatatataaatatcataaataatttataaacaaaaataaaaatatattatttttttaaaagttacaaaaattaaattatattaaatgaaacaaaatattatttttaaaaaaattaaattaaaaataaaacaaaaaattgttCGCTATAGCTATTAGTCCATTACTTTTGTTAGGTCAGCCGGGGTACTTTGATTTCCCTTAGCACAAATTTTCTAATATTGATTATCAAGCCTTTAGCATGGAAAGCAAGCCTACGAAGCATCAAAGATGATCGTCCTTGTTCAATGTGATTGTGACTTCTAGCAGTGACAACAGTAGAATATAATTTGATTCTTCTCCGGTGAGATTTAGTAGAGTACTGAGGAATAAGAAGACACAGGATTGGGGTTGAATCGGGTATGTGGGTTCAGGGGCATTATGGTTCTGTAAGTAAGTTTGGTGTTTGAAAATGCATGGGTTATGTTGGGGTTGTCCAATGGAAATAGGATGAGGAGTCATGGTAGAAATTTGAAGGAAAACTAAACAGATAtccaaaaaattaaagaaaatttcaagAAGAAAAGTTGGGTTGTGAAATGAGGGTTATCTGAATCCGATGGCAATTCTGGTCGCCAATTTACTGCTTACCTTGGCCACAAAGCTCAGGAGTTGTCAACCAAACCCATCTCATCACTCTACGTGCTCTATCCCTAATGTCTTTTGGGTGCTG contains the following coding sequences:
- the LOC107910188 gene encoding 7-methyl-GTP pyrophosphatase isoform X1, translated to MEDKTSQFKIILGSSSLPRRKILTEMGYEFTLMSADIDEKGIRKEKPEELVMALAEAKADAILQRLPVSDYVKEAEPTLLITSDQVVVYEGVIREKPANEEEAHQFIKGYSGGHAATVGSVLVTNLKTGFRKGEWDRVEIHFHEIPDEVIEKLIEEGNVLHVAGGLLIEHPLIKPYIKQVPRHYRQTFPKLVLLSLGLSPAYG
- the LOC107910188 gene encoding 7-methyl-GTP pyrophosphatase isoform X2, encoding MEDKTSQFKIILGSSSLPRRKILTEMGYEFTLMSADIDEKGIRKEKPEELVMALAEAKADAILQRLPVSDYVKEAEPTLLITSDQVVVYEGVIREKPANEEEAHQFIKGYSGGHAATVGSVLVTNLKTGFRKGEWDRVEIHFHEIPDEVIEKLIEEGNVLHVAGGLLIEHPLIKPYIKQVVGTIDSVMGLPKAPTEKLIKEAV
- the LOC107910188 gene encoding 7-methyl-GTP pyrophosphatase isoform X4, with protein sequence MEDKTSQFKSADIDEKGIRKEKPEELVMALAEAKADAILQRLPVSDYVKEAEPTLLITSDQVVVYEGVIREKPANEEEAHQFIKGYSGGHAATVGSVLVTNLKTGFRKGEWDRVEIHFHEIPDEVIEKLIEEGNVLHVAGGLLIEHPLIKPYIKQVPRHYRQTFPKLVLLSLGLSPAYG
- the LOC107910188 gene encoding 7-methyl-GTP pyrophosphatase isoform X3, coding for MEDKTSQFKSADIDEKGIRKEKPEELVMALAEAKADAILQRLPVSDYVKEAEPTLLITSDQVVVYEGVIREKPANEEEAHQFIKGYSGGHAATVGSVLVTNLKTGFRKGEWDRVEIHFHEIPDEVIEKLIEEGNVLHVAGGLLIEHPLIKPYIKQVVGTIDSVMGLPKAPTEKLIKEAV
- the LOC107910188 gene encoding 7-methyl-GTP pyrophosphatase isoform X5, whose translation is MGYEFTLMSADIDEKGIRKEKPEELVMALAEAKADAILQRLPVSDYVKEAEPTLLITSDQVVVYEGVIREKPANEEEAHQFIKGYSGGHAATVGSVLVTNLKTGFRKGEWDRVEIHFHEIPDEVIEKLIEEGNVLHVAGGLLIEHPLIKPYIKQVVGTIDSVMGLPKAPTEKLIKEAV